From the genome of Medicago truncatula cultivar Jemalong A17 chromosome 2, MtrunA17r5.0-ANR, whole genome shotgun sequence:
TTcacataaaacaaaaaacattatagGTTTTAAAGGGtgaaattaatcaaatatgaaaacatGAACTAACCAATTCAACGCACTTCTTAATATGTGACATCTAGCAGATGATATTGGTTTTATATGTATGTATTCTGAGGATAACAATCAGAATTCCACacagcttaacaaagacaataTCCAAAAGTTCTCCTAATTATGGTTATATTCGAATTAAAGCTTCAATCCAGAAGTATTTTGGTTctacaaattaaatattttaagttcCATACAATTCATAAATCCAATGTTCAACCATTGAAAAGCATCATTGTCTAGTTAAAATCCAAGAAAGAAACGTAACAAACTTTTGAACTGGATGAATATGGTTCATGATAAGCCACACAAAAAAACCAGTTAATGCAATTCAGTATGATACTGCAcaccaaatttaaatttcaaaaacgACAAAAAGTTATCACACCATTTTGTTTTTCTGCATCTTTGTAGTAGGACTGAGTCACTGTGTGAAGATGCACAAAGAATTCATTTGTAAAATCCTTCCTACGCTTGGAGACAATATTGCTAATTTCAGACGGATCCTTTCTGATTACATCCAGAAGATCATTATGTCTCTGAACATCCTCATCAATCTACAGAAGAGCAGTTCACAATAAATTAGCACTACAACTATAATGTGTTTCTGTTTCTTATATTCCAATTAACATACCACATAAAGCAACTTCTTCATAATCACATTCATTTTGGATAAAGTCCACCACAAATCCTTGTCTAAAAGAgagatgttaaaaaaaattgacaataatTCCCAAGTGTTTGAAACAACAACTACTAGCATAAATTGAAATTAACTTTTGTatataaaatttcaacaaaaacaaaatccttTAACTTATTGATAAATGCCTATACATAGCAGCTACAAAGGTGCTATAGAGTATGGATTTTGAACAAATCCCTATATTGTTTCGCAATATGGTATTTACTATAAAGTGTTGCCAAATAATTGCTATTCTGGCAGTGTTGTCAATCGTGGATCGCGAAAAAATAACACgctttgttcaaattccactatgCAGCAATGCTATAATGCTGCTGCAATAGCCgctatttgtcaatattgtGTACTAAATAGTGTATTGCAGAACAATACCGGTTTGTTAAAATTCCTTTATGATATAGCACTGTTATAGCCGCTATTTAATAGCAATGTATAGCGGCACTAAACCTCAAACTGCTATGGAAATTGCTCTACGAGCCCCGCGTGTTTGCTCAAATGCCCCTCAATTTATCGGACCACATCTCCCAACGCCACAAACCTATCAGAAGTTATCCGTAATTGACAATATGTGGGGTCCATAGAGCAATTTCCAACTGCTATTATCCGTAATCGACAAACATTCCCAacactaaacttttttttttaatccaaacGTTCCAACAACAAAATCGACAATAAAACAACTAATTCACAGTCTCGAGTAgcaaatttaaaacaaaacaaacctcTTTGAGCTTCCTCGCGAGACGGAgtaatttttccttcaaaacaGGATCAGTCTCAGAAACCGCTTTATCATTACACCGGGCGAAAAAATGAGGTCTAATGTTATCCCATTCTCTGCTAAAAGCTAACAACCTTCTCCAATCAGTTGGAGTAGATTTATCAACCATGAAAACACCAATGAGTTTATCACACACTCCAATCATTTTGCTTTCATCTACCACATCACTCGAAGCATTATCTTCGTTTGAAGCAACATAGTTACAGGGTCGGAAACCTCTTCGTCCTAAATAAACAGATAATAACAAAGaaaagttaataataataattaaaaaaattgtatgaatTTGAATACTAAATGATAAACCCTAAACGGTTACTTACTTGTTAGTGTTTGAAGTTTGGTGAAAGAGATGAAGCGAGAAAAGGGAAGTGAGGTTATTTTGATTGGTGAAGAATGGGTTGAAtgaggtgaagaagaagaagaagaagagaagaaagatgaTGGAAGAGAAGAACGCAACGGTAGAGTTGAAGTGTGTAACTCCATCAAGTGAGTTTCGATTCTGCGCAGTGTTTTTCTCTGATTATTGCAAGAACTGGGGGGTTTATCTTCATCCGCCTAattttctcaatcaatttttttttttttttgtggtactAAATTAATTACTAAACATTTCTAGattattcttatatttattttatcaatctatttattttctattataatttAGAGAAAATAACTCTTatattcttataattttttaaaaaggtctaaaaaaaaataactcttACATTTGAACATCTCTAAATTTCATACGCTTGTTTaacattcttttttctttatatttttctttctcttatatccatagttttaaaaaccgaCTCGGACCGGCCGGTTCAACCGGTCCGACCAGAAACCGGAGGATATGCCGGTTCAATTCAAATATCCGATCGGCCATGCAATTAAACTGGCGTGAACCGGTATAACTCGTTAAAAACCGGCCAAAACCGGTGACTCGGCCGGTTTTTTGATCCAACCggttttaataattttttaagatggTTTTTGCCATAATTAGTCATTATTAGATTTATTGTACATCAATAATAACTAATGCTGGAGAAAATGCGAAATTATGATGGAACAAATGGCtttgacttttgattttttgatgagaaaatcaaaattatttgaaaaaattgaatgttCCAGGATTCGAATCCCATGCACGTTGAAGAGAACCACCGGATATTTACCACTACACCACCTGCAATTTTGTGTTATATAGTGAAATGTATTAAATATAATAGTATcctacattatttttatttttattttgcaaagaACACATCATTCTTTTGTTCTATATGATCACATTATCTTTAAATGTTATatttacataataataataataatgtaaaataaaaaaatatcatcttcaccctaaaaaaaatatacatataatatttttatttttttgaaatctacatattatattaatatatatgaaaacaaaacCTATTACATGTTagcattttttagtttttaggtGGCCGAGTCATCGATTCAATCCGATCTAATATggctaaaatatttataaaaatttaatcttaCGACCGGGTCATACAACCGAGTTATTCGGTTTAATCtgattcagtcatgcggttcaaccGATGACCCAGTGGTTCGATCATTAACCCATTGACCCAGTACCGTTGCCGAGTCGATGatcgagccgagttttaaaactatgcttatatcatcaacatatcaCATTACTCTTTCAATATATTCATAAATTAAGGTTTAGGTAgtattctttatatttttataggtTGTAATTTGTTGACAAAAGAACAATGATAgagtataaaaattaaactcttaaatatATGGATAGGAGCACTCCAATTGTTTCCATTAGATGGGAATGCCATTTTATAGATATAGTATGAAAAACCACGTAgctaattttttacttttttttacataaattgaaCTACTATTCGTCAAAAATATAATCTAGCAGCACCAAATAGGATTAATTGTAAAAGTGTGAAGATAAAACTAAACTTGTAAGTAACGTATATAAAACAGAAACTAAACTTGCTACCACTCGTGCCATATTATggacaattaaattaaattcacttgttcttgtgagcttaactcagttggttggGACAgcgcataaaatatgcaaggtccggggttcaaaccccagccactaccaaaaaatattaaattcacTTAACtccaaataatatataaaaaagaaagttacGACATTAAAAAATGACAACACTAACTCCGTTACATCTCTTAAGAATAAGATTGCTACCCACCACTTCTTTACAATAGAGCAGAACAGGTCCCGGACATGTTCGTCGTACCACAATGTTTCAAACTCATTGCAAAGCCACTAGCGAACCCTTAGCTGCATAACATTGCCCGGGCgagacaaaaatttaaaaacgaaTACTAAAAGTTATGTTTTCCATGCTGAATatcttttataattataatacaaCAACTCCTACTTCTATGCACATGGTaaattttttggtcaaacatACACGATATGATACAAAAAATTCCGAGAAGTGCACGAAGATAAGAAAGTTTTATCCTACAATCTGTTTAACTCCCAACAAAACAAGTGTATTAACGGATAGAAACCACCATGACATTGTTCAAAGACCAAGTTTGCCACGACGTTGGGGATTGAGCTGAACATGTTACAGCTGAAGTTGACCCTCACTGCATTGCCTCTTGAAATTCAAGGCCTCGTCTACCAGAAACTCACTATAGAAATAATTCATACTAATTAGCCCAACAATTCTGGGACAAGGAAAGAAGAGATTAAGCATAATGGCAAAGAAATCAAGCAACTAATACAAAACACTCACAAAATTCGTTCAGCCATCAGTGATGGTTCCCATCTCGGGCTCCATGGATAATCAGACATAGGACGTGACTTGAGAGGTGCCATTTGCGCATTAAAATGCTGCAAAATAACATGAAAAGAACCTAACTGGTGACATTACTGGGAAATAACTTCAACCTCAAACATCACCgactaaaactttaaaaaacatctattgtcaaaaaaatgcaGAACCTTCCCAATATGATGGGAGGATAGGTAAGATGTTGGAACCCAAAAGCCTGGGTATATGGTAGGGTACAGAACAGTAAGGTAATAACTAGTATTATACATCGtgataaactcaaatatgtAAATTTGTTTCCACAATCCATCCTAtgtaatactccctccgttcctttttaagtgtcacttttggagaaaaattttgttcctatttaactgtcactttcaaagttcaatgcaacattaaatgttgttttaccaatattatccttaattatttattgcggagagagaaatatatgaaatgagatattaaatgaataaggtcattatagtaaaagtatagcttatggcatcaaaagtagtatcaattgttgattgtcttggtttgtgtaaaatgtcaaaatgtgacaattaaaaaggaacggaggtagtatgttacaaaacaatttttaagaaaagaataatCACTTAACTCATCAGTTAAAGGAACATTTACATTTCAATGATATGTACACTACTACTTTTGACGAAAGAGAGCTCCATAGTTTCTAATTCTACATCACATGGATACTTTCAAGCTCTAGCTAGAATCTAAACATGGATTGTAATCCAACTAAACATATCAGTATACATCAACAATTACCGAGCACATAAATCCGAAGACTATCAATCTCTTTCTCACTATCTCCAACAAaagattatatataatataaaaaagtaaacATACAATACTTATGTACATTAACCACATGATTGAAAGAATTCACTCATAGACAATTGGCTTTTGCAACAAAATCAGTAAATTCCACTTTAAAGAACATATTCATTTGCCGCCTATATTGCAAAAGTAAACATTGCTCTATCTAAaaattttaaagtaacatttgTCAGAAAAAGGGAGCAAATAAAACCTGAGAACTTTGAAGCATAATCACTGGCTGTTGCTTTGGAAACTGAGTTGGAATAACAAAGTGTacctaaataaacaaaattgtcaGAACTTTGGTCAAGTGCAAGGATCTGACAAATAATAGAACcatatgaaataaagaaaaatatccaTACAACATATCAGCATCAGCTTTGGAACATGAACTACTTGGAAgttggaaaattaatttcaagtGTATAAACATGTCAGTAATCAGCATCACTTGTATAAGACAAACCCAGAAACACCGATTATAGTTATATAATTTGGCATAAATGATACTCACACGAGGTTAAGAGCAATTACGCTTAGTTTCGCTCATTTTAGCAAATTCTAAAAATAGCAATCCCTCCTAGTAGGGTGTATCGGAACGCAAAGAGTAAAGCGTAACTGCAAATTTCAAACAGACATACTAACTCAATCCTTCTCTCTCCGAGGTGAATTTTCATGGCTTTATCGAGAATAATCAATGACTTAGCCACATTTATAAATTGAGGATTTGATGATAGGATTAATTAATGAATTCTGATTTCTAAGCATCCAACCGCCAAAATTGAACTAGTTTCAATGTCCTACGAGTAGGCCAGCCTCTCAGTTCACAGGTGATCTATGACTGCGATAGCTACAATACTACTATCCTATCTAGTACAGTGCACCTCACTGctgtcttttaaaaatatatatatattgaccataacaagaaaaataaaaaaatgacaacGAGATATTATTACTTTTACTACTGTCCTGGCATTCTATTTCTTCTCCCTAACAGATATGTAATTGCTGTTCCAACACTGATAGTCCAAGACATCAGATTCgtagaaaaactaaaaaataattaatcaactTTGACTTCTTATGCTATAGCCCAAAGTCAGAATGTGTGGGTCAAAGGTTGGACCATGCAGAAAATAAGCCTAAGATATGGCTTGTGTGCTCTAggagaaacaagaaaataaataagtcaGATTTACTATTCTGAAAGTTATGCAGTGGAACAGTTATTtactaattattttaattttaattgtataATAGGGCAGTTCTATGTTAGAGTTTGTTATCTAGCCACTACTTTGTTGTGTGTGAGATAATTATTAAGGGGTTTTTGGACGGCACCTAGGAGGCATACGGGATTTCTTTTTGTGTAAGGTTTGAAGTGTTATGGCTCAAAGGCTGTCAGGGAAGTTAATCTACCAGGTTTGTGTATTGGGTACTTGTTGAATTCAACACTATCATGCTACATGACTACAGCAAAAAAACTATTGTATAATAGCAAGAAACTAAGGATAAGTAAATTGATCACATTGGAGACAATGTGGACAGCGGCAGATTGTTAGTGGACTGTAGCAAATGTTTGTGGGTGTATGGCTGCAACGTCTGTGTGGGGCTTTACAACACCAGCTAATAGGAATTAGTTCAGAGTCAAAaagcaataaaaacaaaaatggaaataCTAACCTTGGAACTAAATCAGAAAGACTGCTAAaccaaaagaaaggggtttcaGCAAGAATTACAGAGAAAGCCTCTCCCTATTCCAGGAAACATATCCCCGCTCCTACTAATCTTGTCTTACCGAAATAATTCTCCCTCACCTTcactattttattcattaaaatttaTCCTTCCCCTAACCAACATGGGTGGCTACTTACTAACGAACTTACCATTAGCAACAGAACAATAACTAACTCAGAGGCTCTACTCAGTGACGGATCCAGAAATTTCAACTAATTGGGGGGAAgattacattgaaaattataaacacGTATATACACAATTAAGGACACTTTAACATCCACAAATTTTAATTGCTCTCTATGTGTTTTCATGTTTAATAATTGtaggatttttttaatttacaatactataaaaaaatatctctatttactactccctccggtctcaaatataaacaaaaattggtCAAACAAAGTGGatgtatttgattcaaattttagACCAAATACATATTTCTTTGaccaatttttgcttatatttgagaccaGAGGGAGCATGtgactagaaaatcattcaaaaactCATAATTCATATGATTACACATTAAATTGTTCACAAAATTCATAAGAGAAACTCCTTTTATGGCCTGAATTTAAATTTAGTGCGGGCAAGATATTATTTTAAGAGGggacaataataaaaatatctaACACCTAACAAATGAAATTTCAAACACAGTGGGGGCATGTGCCCCCATTTAACAAGGAGTGGATCCGTCTCTGCTCTACCCCTCTATTATGCCTGGCATGCACCTTCGTTATCAAGGGCATGCCAACAGATGCCAACTGTTGAACAAGAGATAACAGAGGCATGTGACGTTGAAAATGTGCGTCAGAGGCATGTGACGTTGAAACTGAGAGTTTCAGAGTTTCAACTAGACAACATAATCCATGGTCAACTCCATCATTTATGGGAAAAACATTACGATTAACTTCCTAAAGCAAGCTTATGTCACAATAAATGCACAGATGTCATGTACCAAGTAAAGAGTGTCATATATTACCAGAAATGTAAGAACTCCAGAAGCAGATAGAAAAGTTGCCTTTCTGCAAAAGACCTAGAAACAGATAAATCATTAATTAGCgattaaaatgaaaacaaagcAATTGTACCAATTTGAGAGTAAGTGTCAAGGGCACATACAGGATCAGCTTCAACTGGCCTTCCTAACTCATCGGCTAATGCTTCAATGAATTGCCTTCTAACATCAATTAACGAAACAGCCTCAAGGACCTACGTTTGAAGTATAGTTAtattaatttcaacaaaaaataaataataatgttctTGAAGCACTAGAAAGTGAATattgaattaatatatataaCACAGTAAAGATAATTCCACCTAACCTGTTTCTCAAGATATTCTTCTAGATTTGGAAGATATTCTGCCAAGCACCTTTGCATAAAagatcaacaacaaaatcagacACGCTTTTAAAAACTATCTCTACCATGCATATGAATTGATTTGGAACAAATAGAATAATCAAAAATTGAAAAGCTTACATCCCATTCAACCAAGGAGGCAGCTTGACATCATCAATGGAATATAGGGCTTTCAACTCAGAAGAAGATACCAACTTCAGGCGAGGAGCTGAAGGTGCAGACATATATTTTCTCCCAACAGGATATACAACCTAAGTTTAACATatcataaataatttgtttgaaagaaaGTTAAGAAATTCAAAAGAATCTTAAGGGGAAAAGAAAACAACTTGTAAGTATATCTTCTGCGATTGTCTCCATGGACAGCCAGACACCATCTTGTTTATGTTCATGTCCAATAGGGGCACAGCAAATTTAACCTCCTCTGACTACACTAAAATGTAACATAGAAGAAGTCAAGAAAATTGTTCAAATGCTACATTAATTTACTCACCATCCATGAGTAGATCATAGAAATATTAGCAAAAGAATTTCTGAAGAAATACCTTGTCAACAAAAGAACACATATGCATTTCTAGTCCCTGCAGCAAATgttttaaattaagttaaaaactAATCGTACCTGCTAAGCAAAGTTAGATCCAAAATTCAGACACGTGCTTTCATATCCAATCCACAGCACAGACGGAAGGGCACACAATAGACATGCTAATTCACAGTCAGACATgctttttaaacaatttcattacTTCAACGAAATTTGCGACCAGTTTTGTGATATATTACAtgtgttttgttattttcttccaAACCCAAGTATGTTTTATGCAAGCGtgataattattatattaaatacaaCAATCCAAAGTAGGCACGTGTCAAACTCACATTAATTAGTTTCATGCTCAAACGCTTTTTCATTACTtcaatgaaatttgataatGATTTAGTGATTTTTCCCAAGTAAACTCGGCCAGTTGAGAAGTATATTGATGAGTTGATTGttgaaaataaagtttaaaaaagaaattacctCCCTAGAAACAATAGTACTGATTTCGAATTTCAACCGATCATCGTCAACTTCTCCAACACGCTTCGCTTGATACAACACATACTGATCCCTATcaaaacaccaaaacaaaatcacCATTACCATATATGGATTCGTTAACCGAAACGACAAAATGCCTATTTAGATTAGTTAATTTGAGCTTATAGAATATGCATTCATTAACCAAAACGACAAAACGCCTATTTAGATTAGTTAATTTGAGCTTATAGAATATGCATTCATTAACCGAAACGACAAAACGCCTATTAAGATTAGTTAATTTGAGCATATAGAAACagtttatgacatgtccataatcTGTTTTCAGGTCACTTCATAAACACTTCAGGATAgttaacaaaaaacaatttatagctTACGTGTATGAAATCAGTTTAACTTCAATCCATTTTTGTACAAATAGTttaatataaaaacttattaCGCTTACGTAGAAGATATTTCTAGCAAAAGATAAAACTGAAGTCaaaatgttttcatataagctatccTGAAGAGGGCGtgactaaaaaacaaaacttactAACTTGTCATAAACTATTTCTAACAATCTCACAACTGCTTATATCATTAGATTAGcccaaataagtcaatccaaaaataaattcttatttATCTTTTACCATAGAAATAACGTATACACGAGCACGTATATGATAACTGCTTCTGCTATaacagcttaattaagttgttatcCAAACAGTACGAAAAACACAATAAAGTGAAATTACCTCAAGAATTGAATAAAATTCAATAGACACTTCGGGTCTTTGTAATTCCAATCAGATAACAAAGagctattattattgttattattaggTTCAACAGAAGGTGGCGACATATGAAAGGGATGAAAATGTTCATCTTCGGGTCCGAAAATAACATCAGGTGCAACATTAGGAGACTCCGCGTCGAATATAATATCCCCtaaaacatatattatgatCATAATGATGAATTAAATAAACTAATTGGAAATAAATAGATAGAGTATGATTATGCATACATTTGATAAAGTCTAAGCAATAAGGAATGAGAAGTGTGAAACGATCGATTAATCCGGAATTGTATTTATCGCTAGACCACAATTGGTCGATCTgcgtaaaaagaaaaaacagtatTAGGTGAAAGAGTGATTGAGAAATGGAAATGatggagaaaatgaaagagagtgGTGAGTGATTGCCTTGAGGGTGAGACGGGAGTGAGAAAGGAGGTGGCTCAGTTGTGCACCGATGAATGGTGGCACGTTTTCGGTTCCTGCACCCATCGTCGAATCTGATTCTGTCTCTCTTCTGTTATTCTCCTCTCTTCTTTCACTTCTCTtctcacaaaataaataaataaactcccAGGGCTCTCTTTTTGGTAAAAACCAATAAGCTTACAGCGGAGAGCCTGTAAGCTTGTCTCacagaaaataataaattgtttgATAATGGTCTTTTTACCACCAGCTTCTAGTTTattagcgtttgagcttataacttatagtttatcatcttttattctatttttatctTATTAGTCTAACTAAATTTCATTATTTACCTTTTATCATTTATCACTCCCTCTGTCCCATAATATCTGagtcattttcaataaaaagtgtctcaaaataactgagtcatttcattttttaatataatattaattactttttttccctttataactctaattaatatcaCTTTCATCACTCCTAATTCAATACAtttcactttgcatttatgatactagagaatgcaccaatacttaacaagagtgcataaaaccatttttctctctccttcgttttatacatttttcttgatACGTGTGAAATGAACAAATGACTCGGTTAATCTGGGAAGGAGGAAATATAttgtaaagtaaaatatatatatatatatatatatatatatatatatatatatatatatatatatatatatatgttttaacGGCAATGCTATCCACTGCCCctggggcactagttaaggagcAATAAATGAACATGCAATCAATGAATCAATCCCACTTGTTTTACCTCTATTAAAGTGAGAAAtaaatcaactaattaaaataaggaaaatgtgCATTCAATATGTTGTCAAATTTCCTATTTTGTGATACAAGcattgaatctttttttttcttttaaacgactcataaaaaattcacggaggttcgaaagaaaaaaaatgattcatataaaatttacgtgaaaaaaaaaataatatttgagtAAAATCcacgtgaaaaaaaaaaataattgttaagaaatgaaaataatacaggtctcttttattttaattagttgacttatttaaaggaaaggaaatcatatttttaataggATAAGGAAGTAAAATTCACGtgaaaaaaattaccaaaactaaaatcacaagaaaaataaaggaaaggaaatttgatataatattaaatacaactctcttttattttaattaattgacatgtttatcactttaattaagGTAAAATAAATGTAATCTATTCATTTATTACTTCTTATGTTTTAAATAGACAGGATGatcttttttatgaatgaaagatttttttctcagaaagatttttttttttttgtagtggcgGAGTTTAAACctgaccttgcatatattatgtagtcataactgagttaaactcacgagatAGATAGAAAATGATCTTTTTCCATGATTATGGTTACATTTacgttttgtttttttttacaattgttacattttttttttgtgactaTTCCAATATTTAATGTcacttttttttagaatacTTTTAATCTCA
Proteins encoded in this window:
- the LOC11412421 gene encoding uncharacterized protein At4g37920, with the protein product MELHTSTLPLRSSLPSSFFSSSSSSSPHSTHSSPIKITSLPFSRFISFTKLQTLTRRRGFRPCNYVASNEDNASSDVVDESKMIGVCDKLIGVFMVDKSTPTDWRRLLAFSREWDNIRPHFFARCNDKAVSETDPVLKEKLLRLARKLKEIDEDVQRHNDLLDVIRKDPSEISNIVSKRRKDFTNEFFVHLHTVTQSYYKDAEKQNELTKLGEACFAAVQAYDGATESIEQINAAQLKFQDILNSPTLDAACRKIDNLAEKKELDSTLVLMITKAWAAAKDSNMTKDEVKDILFHLYKTSVANLQRLVPKEIRIVKYILRIEDPEEQLSALKDAFTPGEELEGNNEDSLYTTPEKLHTWIKTVVDAYHLSKEGTLIREARDLLNPEIIEKLEMLKKVVERNFM
- the LOC11414408 gene encoding BRISC and BRCA1-A complex member 2, with amino-acid sequence MGAGTENVPPFIGAQLSHLLSHSRLTLKIDQLWSSDKYNSGLIDRFTLLIPYCLDFIKWDIIFDAESPNVAPDVIFGPEDEHFHPFHMSPPSVEPNNNNNNSSLLSDWNYKDPKCLLNFIQFLRDQYVLYQAKRVGEVDDDRLKFEISTIVSREGLEMHMCSFVDKSEEVKFAVPLLDMNINKMVSGCPWRQSQKIYLQVVYPVGRKYMSAPSAPRLKLVSSSELKALYSIDDVKLPPWLNGMCLAEYLPNLEEYLEKQVLEAVSLIDVRRQFIEALADELGRPVEADPVFCRKATFLSASGVLTFLVHFVIPTQFPKQQPVIMLQSSQHFNAQMAPLKSRPMSDYPWSPRWEPSLMAERIFEFLVDEALNFKRQCSEGQLQL